The following proteins are co-located in the Numida meleagris isolate 19003 breed g44 Domestic line chromosome 8, NumMel1.0, whole genome shotgun sequence genome:
- the IL2RG gene encoding cytokine receptor common subunit gamma isoform X2 — protein sequence MAVPGASLAPILLLGLGTCLATAPRPTGVECVVFNEEYMNCTWGSGQTLMANYSLYYWYDNKPPVVECQQYMWEHGVRIGCHFEQSEIKQFKPFHVRVNASLNGQTLEIPSDLMELQNLVKPGAPINLTISNTSNNQLLLNWSSPYPKPGCLEHVVKYKSNKDTSWMKQEVKGRIFSFPSVDYEKFYTFYVRSKVNNFCGRTQLWSEWSVPIFWGSNSTSRGVAEEQLQWFWIHTVLIPITSCLLLLVLVVLLVRMERVRVIIMPRIPNPSKNFDDLFITHNGDFQEWVGVPKDVVESFKPNYSESICHVSELPSKEGYEPLQDNSTHPPGVAGPQEHGPYKNSYVGA from the exons ATGGCGGTGCCTGGGGCTTCGCTCGCCCCCATCCTTCTTTTGGGGCTGGGCACCTGCCTGGCCACTGCCCCCAGACCCACAG GGGTGGAGTGCGTCGTGTTCAATGAGGAGTACATGAACTGCACATGGGGCAGCGGGCAGACGCTGATGGCCAACTACTCCCTGTACTACTG GTATGACAACAAGCCACCCGTGGTGGAGTGCCAGCAGTACATGTGGGAGCACGGTGTGCGCATCGGCTGCCACTTCGAGCAGAGCGAGATCAAACAGTTCAAGCCCTTCCACGTCCGCGTCAACGCCAGCCTCAACGGACAGACCCTGGAGATCCCCAGCGATCTCATGGAGCTGCAGAACCTCG TGAAACCAGGGGCTCCCATCAACCTGACCATCAGCAACACGAGCAACAACCAGCTGCTGCTCAACTGGAGCTCGCCCTACCCCAAGCCGGGCTGCCTGGAGCACGTCGTCAAGTACAAGAGCAACAAGGACACCAGCTGGATG aAGCAGGAGGTGAAAGGAAGaatcttctccttccccagtgTGGACTATGAGAAATTCTACACCTTCTATGTGCGCAGCAAGGTCAACAACTTTTGCGGCAGGACCCAGCTGTGGAGCGAGTGGAGTGTGCCCATCTTCTGGGGCAGCAACTCCACCAGCAGGG GTGTGGCggaggagcagctgcagtggttCTGGATCCACACGGTGCTGATCCCCAtcacctcctgcctgctgctgctggtcctggtggtgctgctggtgcgCATGGAAAG GGTGAGGGTCATCATCATGCCCCGAATCCCCAACCCCAGCAAGAACTTCGACGATCTCTTCATCACCCACAATGGTGACTTCCAG GAATGGGTCGGAGTCCCCAAAGATGTGGTGGAGAGTTTCAAGCCCAATTACAGTGAGAGCATCTGCCACGTGAGCGAGCTGCCCTCCAAGGAGGGCTACGAGCCCCTCCAGGACAATAGCACCCACCCACCAGGGGTGGCCGGCCCCCAGGAGCATGGCCCCTACAAGAACAGCTACGTGGGAGCGTGA
- the IL2RG gene encoding cytokine receptor common subunit gamma isoform X1 → MAVPGASLAPILLLGLGTCLATAPRPTGVECVVFNEEYMNCTWGSGQTLMANYSLYYWYDNKPPVVECQQYMWEHGVRIGCHFEQSEIKQFKPFHVRVNASLNGQTLEIPSDLMELQNLVKPGAPINLTISNTSNNQLLLNWSSPYPKPGCLEHVVKYKSNKDTSWMKQEVKGRIFSFPSVDYEKFYTFYVRSKVNNFCGRTQLWSEWSVPIFWGSNSTSRGRSGPEPLGSPRCPRSVPAAYPRLVAGVAEEQLQWFWIHTVLIPITSCLLLLVLVVLLVRMERVRVIIMPRIPNPSKNFDDLFITHNGDFQEWVGVPKDVVESFKPNYSESICHVSELPSKEGYEPLQDNSTHPPGVAGPQEHGPYKNSYVGA, encoded by the exons ATGGCGGTGCCTGGGGCTTCGCTCGCCCCCATCCTTCTTTTGGGGCTGGGCACCTGCCTGGCCACTGCCCCCAGACCCACAG GGGTGGAGTGCGTCGTGTTCAATGAGGAGTACATGAACTGCACATGGGGCAGCGGGCAGACGCTGATGGCCAACTACTCCCTGTACTACTG GTATGACAACAAGCCACCCGTGGTGGAGTGCCAGCAGTACATGTGGGAGCACGGTGTGCGCATCGGCTGCCACTTCGAGCAGAGCGAGATCAAACAGTTCAAGCCCTTCCACGTCCGCGTCAACGCCAGCCTCAACGGACAGACCCTGGAGATCCCCAGCGATCTCATGGAGCTGCAGAACCTCG TGAAACCAGGGGCTCCCATCAACCTGACCATCAGCAACACGAGCAACAACCAGCTGCTGCTCAACTGGAGCTCGCCCTACCCCAAGCCGGGCTGCCTGGAGCACGTCGTCAAGTACAAGAGCAACAAGGACACCAGCTGGATG aAGCAGGAGGTGAAAGGAAGaatcttctccttccccagtgTGGACTATGAGAAATTCTACACCTTCTATGTGCGCAGCAAGGTCAACAACTTTTGCGGCAGGACCCAGCTGTGGAGCGAGTGGAGTGTGCCCATCTTCTGGGGCAGCAACTCCACCAGCAGGGGTAGGAGTGGTCCTGAGCCCCTAGGGTCCCCACGGTGTCCCCGCAGTGTCCCTGCAGCATACCCCCGGCTCGTTGCAGGTGTGGCggaggagcagctgcagtggttCTGGATCCACACGGTGCTGATCCCCAtcacctcctgcctgctgctgctggtcctggtggtgctgctggtgcgCATGGAAAG GGTGAGGGTCATCATCATGCCCCGAATCCCCAACCCCAGCAAGAACTTCGACGATCTCTTCATCACCCACAATGGTGACTTCCAG GAATGGGTCGGAGTCCCCAAAGATGTGGTGGAGAGTTTCAAGCCCAATTACAGTGAGAGCATCTGCCACGTGAGCGAGCTGCCCTCCAAGGAGGGCTACGAGCCCCTCCAGGACAATAGCACCCACCCACCAGGGGTGGCCGGCCCCCAGGAGCATGGCCCCTACAAGAACAGCTACGTGGGAGCGTGA
- the C8HXorf65 gene encoding uncharacterized protein CXorf65 homolog produces MFIYITHGDNESFLANTNCPVLLLLSHLRSKVGVPPNEVIDLCDKVGSPKMLFQVKTMQDRASDFLLARGTYYVCRVEFGAPGTAQEQTAQSFVPLLKNPSMALTEALRLHGQHPHRKLLRTPKTPEGKKGPAAETLPTAARTQGVGKAAGRGASRSREEQQGPPRKTTMAPGGRQHQARQR; encoded by the exons ATGTTCATCTACATCACTCACGGTG ACAACGAGAGCTTCCTGGCCAACACCAATtgccccgtgctgctgctgctgtctcacCTGCGCAGCAAGGTGGGGGTCCCCCCCAACG AGGTCATCGACCTGTGTGACAAGGTGGGCAGCCCCAAGATGCTCTTCCAGGTGAAGACCATGCAGGACAGGGCCAGCGACTTCCTCCTGGCACGTGGCACCTACTACGTCTGTAGGGTTGAGTTTGGTGCCCCCG gcactgcGCAGGAGCAGACAGCACAGTCCTTCGTGCCCCTCCTGAAGAACCCCAGCATGGCGCTGACCG AGGCATTGCGGCTGCATGGGCAGCACCCACATCGGAAGCTGCTCCGCACCCCAAAGACGCCGGAGGGCAAGAAGGGACCGGCTGCCGAGACACTGCCCACTGCTGCCCGCACCCAGGGAGTG GgcaaggcagcagggagaggcgCATCCCGATCCCGGGAGGAGCAGCAGGGTCCCCCCCGCAAGACCACGATGGCCCCGGGGGGCCGGCAGCATCAGGCGCGGCAGCGCTGA
- the LOC110403112 gene encoding sestrin-3-like, giving the protein MIVCPQSVEHPRGSRCQRLPGQVVKMSGGEPERPQFLFVKALASRGRLEAVTQQMGYHPRYLDSFLKTQHYLLHMDGPLPFDCRHYIAIMAAARHHCRYLVNLHVLQFLRAGGDPQWLRGLDFIPPKLRNLNEINKILAHRPWLITKEHIEKLLKISEWSWSLAELVHAVVLLAHCHALASFVFGCGCEQEEGPGGRGSLKPSPPGNQCFCEAAMGNGCGQELLRINRKRSLDSCMELDSLRERVQRIHVETEGREEMRPLPPEREEDTDGEVTGAANLACYLQDPDFGYQDFARRDEEQTQVFRVQDYSWEDHGFSLVNRLYSDIGHLLDEKFRMVDGLQSSAMAKRQGCEPSVFKRGIWNYIHCMFGIRYDDYDYAEVNHLLERMLKVYIKTVTCYPEKTNPEMFDRFWKQFKHSEKVHVNLLILEARMQAELLYALQAITQYMVS; this is encoded by the exons ATGATCGTGTGTCCCCAGAGCGTGGAGCACCCCCGAGGAAGCCGGTGCCAGCGGCTGCCGGGGCAG GTGGTGAAGATGTCCGGCGGCGAGCCCGAGCGCCCTCAGTTCCTCTTTGTGAAGGCTCTGGCGAGCCGGGGCCGGCTGGAGGCGGTGACCCAGCAGATGGGCTACCACCCGCGTTACCTCGACAGCTTCCTGAAGACGCAGCACTACCTGCTGCACATGGACGGCCCGCTGCCCTTCGACTGCCGCCACTACATCGCCATCATG GCGGCCGCGCGGCACCACTGCCGGTACCTGGTGAACCTCCACGTGCTGCAGTTCCTGCGCGCGGGGGGCGATCCCCAGTGGCTGCGCGGTCTCGATTTCATCCCCCCCAAACTGCGCAACCTCAACGAGATCAACAAGATCCTGGCGCACAGGCCCTGGCTCATCACCAAGGAGCACATCGAG AAGCTGCTGAAGATCAGCGAGTGGAGCTGGTCGCTGGCGGAGCTGGTGCACGCCGTCGTCCTCCTGGCGCACTGCCACGCGCTCGCCAGCTTCGTTTTCGGCTGCGGTTGTGAACAGGAGGAGGGGCCGGGGGGCCGGGGCTCGCTGAAGCCCTCTCCGCCTGGGAACCAGTGCTTCTGCGAGGCCGCCATGGGGAACGGCTgcgggcaggagctgctgcgcATCAACCGCAAAAGG TCCCTGGATTCCTGCATGGAGCTGGACTCGCTGCGGGAGCGCGTTCAGCGGATCCACGTGGAGAcggagggcagggaggagatgAGGCCGCTGCCGCCGGAGCGCGAGGAAG ATACTGATGGAGAGGTCACCGGTGCCGCCAACCTCGCGTGCTATCTGCAGGACCCCGACTTCGGGTACCAGGACTTTGCGCGGCGCGACGAGGAGCAGACGCAGGTGTTCAGAGTTCAG GATTACTCCTGGGAAGACCATGGCTTTTCGCTGGTGAACCGGCTCTACTCTGACATCGGGCATCTCCTGGACGAGAAGTTTCGCATGGTGGATGGTCTGCAGAGCAGCGCCATGGCCAAGCGGCAGGGCTGCGAACCCTCAGTCTTCAAGCGGGGCATCTGGAACTACATCCACTGCATGTTTGGCATCAG GTACGATGACTACGACTACGCAGAAGTGAATCATCTACTGGAGCGAATGCTCAAAGTTTACATTAAAACGGTTACCTGCTACCCAGAGAAGACAAACCCAGAAATGTTTGACAGGTTCTGGAAGCAGTTCAAGCACAGTGAAAAG GTCCATGTGAACCTGCTCATTCTGGAGGCCAGgatgcaggcagagctgctgtacGCGCTGCAGGCCATCACCCAGTACATGGTCTCGTAG